From a single Lolium rigidum isolate FL_2022 chromosome 7, APGP_CSIRO_Lrig_0.1, whole genome shotgun sequence genomic region:
- the LOC124671067 gene encoding elicitor-responsive protein 3-like: MVRGKLEVLLISAKGLDDSDFFNRMDPYVILTWRSNEQKSTVAKGAGGEPEWNETFAFKVYSSADNSPQLSLKIMDSDTFSADDIVGEASIPLEAVLLEGSLPPTVHRIVKDEEYRGEIKIALTFTSAEENEEEESYGGWNQSA, from the exons atGGTGCGCGGGAAGCTGGAGGTTCTGCTCATCTCCGCCAAGGGCCTCGACGACTCCGATTTCTTCA ATCGGATGGACCCCTACGTGATCCTCACCTGGCGCAGCAACGAGCAGAAGAGCACCGTTGCAAAAG GAGCAGGGGGCGAGCCTGAATGGAACGAGACGTTCGCCTTCAAGGTCTACAGCAGCGCCGACAACTCCCCGCAGCTCAGCCTCAAGATCATGGACAGCGACACCTTCTCGGCCGACGATATTGTCGGAGAAGCAAG CATCCCGCTGGAGGCCGTGCTCCTGGAAGGAAGCCTGCCGCCGACCGTGCACCGGATCGTCAAGGACGAGGAGTACCGCGGGGAGATCAAGATTGCGCTCACCTTCACCTCAGCAGAG GAaaatgaggaggaggagagctATGGCGGCTGGAACCAATCGGCCTGA